From a region of the Wenzhouxiangella sp. XN24 genome:
- a CDS encoding META domain-containing protein — MKFRTSMATAVLLGGALLLSGCNPFTRIDEGAAMKGLDGTWTVAFIAGEEIKDKSVVPTITIDSGNSTLSGHNGCNTFRGRYSFEDGKLKARLAETRMACPNDVATAASNEIRTVLDEGAEVVKVEMGVGRVLMFKSESAELRLFPPEASE; from the coding sequence ATGAAGTTTCGCACAAGTATGGCGACGGCTGTTTTGCTGGGAGGCGCGCTGTTGCTCTCCGGTTGCAACCCGTTCACCCGGATCGATGAAGGCGCAGCCATGAAGGGCCTCGACGGCACCTGGACCGTCGCCTTCATCGCGGGCGAGGAAATCAAGGACAAATCGGTCGTGCCGACCATCACCATCGACTCTGGCAACAGCACGCTCAGCGGCCACAATGGGTGCAATACCTTCCGGGGCCGTTACAGTTTCGAGGACGGCAAGCTGAAGGCCAGGCTGGCCGAGACCCGGATGGCTTGTCCCAACGATGTCGCAACAGCGGCGAGCAACGAGATCAGGACCGTGCTGGACGAAGGCGCCGAGGTGGTCAAGGTGGAGATGGGCGTGGGCCGGGTGCTGATGTTCAAGAGCGAGTCCGCGGAGCTGCGGTTGTTCCCGCCCGAGGCGTCTGAGTGA